A single region of the Brassica rapa cultivar Chiifu-401-42 chromosome A03, CAAS_Brap_v3.01, whole genome shotgun sequence genome encodes:
- the LOC103856885 gene encoding uncharacterized protein LOC103856885, translated as MAKHLSYVSSKTFSIFLSVKFCLFQGSLDNLGSLKQQYGLAKNANEVLLVIEAYKTLRDRAPYPANHVVAHLSGDFAFVVFDKSTSTLFVASDQEGKVPLYWGITADGYVAFADDVELLKGACGKSLASFPQGCFYSTALGGLRSFENPKNKITAIPAKEEEIWGATFKVEGATVLAD; from the exons ATGGCAAAACACTTGTCGTACGTATCAAGTAAAACATTTAGTATCTTCTTGTCCGTTAAATTCTGCTTGTTCCAAGGCTCACTTGACAACCTAGGAAGCTTGAAGCAGCAATACGGGCTTGCTAAGAATGCAAACGAGGTTCTCTTGGTCATTGAGGCTTACAAGACTCTCCGTGACAGAGCTCCATACCCTGCCAACCATGTAGTGGCTCACCTAAGTGGCGACTTCGCCTTTGTGGTCTTCGATAAATCAACTTCCACTCTGTTTGTAGCTTCT GACCAAGAAGGTAAGGTTCCATTGTATTGGGGGATAACAGCTGATGGGTATGTGGCATTTGCTGATGATGTTGAGTTGCTTAAAGGTGCTTGTGGAAAGTCTCTTGCTTCTTTCCCTCaag GCTGCTTTTACTCGACTGCGTTAGGTGGGCTAAGGAGCTTTGAGAACCCTAAGAACAAGATCACTGCCATTCCTGCTAAAGAGGAAGAAATTTGGGGAGCCACCTTCAAG GTGGAAGGAGCAACAGTTCTTGCAGATTGA